From the genome of Natrinema marinum:
GGCGTCTTCCGTCCCAGCCCCGCGACGGTCTCGGTCTCGATCAGTTCGTCGTACTCGAGGCCGATACCGCGGACGTAGTCGACGATCTCGCGGCGGTGTTCCCGCTCGAGATGGAGGACGTTCTCGTCGCGGACGTGGACGTGATAGCCCCGGCCGCCCGAGAAGACGATCTCGAGGTCTTCGAAGGCGAAGTCGTCGGTGAGGAAGTCGAGCAGCCGAAAGAGGGCGTCCTTACACTTCGCGAGCATCTCGGCGTAGCTGTCCTCGCCGAGGGTGACACTCGGCAGGTGGTCGGCGTCGAGGTCGAAGACGAGATCCGCGGACTGCCAGTCTTTGGCGTGCATCGAACTCGCACCGGGGTCTCGAAAGCGCCCCGCGGAGAAGTAGACGTGTCGGGGGCGCTTCCGAACGAGAAACTCGGAGAGATCGCCCAACTCGAGGAGCGATCGGTGACGGACCATCGTCGTATCCGGCCCCTCGGTCCAGGGGATAAAGCCCCACTCGCGTTCGTTCGCGGCGGGCGGCGGCGTGATCTCCGTGCGGCGGTAGTGATCACGGAATCGCCCTCGAAGATAGGCCCTCGTTCGCTCCTCCATACGACTCGAGTAGTCGTGGATGGGGGCGTATAATCCTGCCGAATGGTTCGAACGCGGCGACCGTCGTAACGAGCGGGGAGAGGACTACCGGCGAATCAGTTCCGAAATGCGGTCGGTAATTCCCACGTCCGCCCCGAGTTTCAGGTAGTAGGCGTCGCCGCCGTCCTCGTAGTAGTTGTCGATCCGGCGCTTGATCTCGAAGCCGAGATGTTCGTAGAACTGGAGGGCGTTCTCGTTGCTCGTGCGGGCGTGACACGTGATCGTGTCGTGGTCGTTGGCCACGTGGGCGACGAGTCGTTTCCCGATCCCCTCGCCGCGGAACTCGGACGAGACCGCCAGAAAGAGAATATAACCGTCGCGGCGAACGGCGGCGAAGCCGATCAGTTCCCCATCCTGGACGTAACAGTGTACCTTCGATCGGCGATACGCGTCGGTGAAGAAATCGTATCGCTGTTTGAGCACACCTTCCTGACGATTGATCGCCTCTTTCAGCTGCCAGGCTTCGTCGACGAAATCGCCGCTCCCCGGGGCGACGACCCGACTGTCGATGTTGACGCTCACTACCACACACTACCAGCGTCGTCAATATAATTCCACCGGCAGTCGATCCTCTGGAACGTCAGACGGCGGCGACATGTTTCGAGCGATTCGTGTTTCCCCGCGACGACCGCGGCCATCGAATCGACGAACATACGATCCCAGCCGCCGAACCGGCAAGCGAATGGGGTTCGAACTGCGCGCCCACACGGCCGATATCGCGGTCTCGGCGACCGGCGCCTCGCTCGAGGCGACGTTCGCGGCGGTAGCCGACGGCCTCGCGGCCGCGTCGTGCGAGGAGATTCCGGTCGACACAGGGGAGCGCTTTTCGCTCGCCGTGACCGCCGAGAGCCGCGAGGCCCTGCTGTTCGACTACCTCGACGAACTGATATACCTGCGGGACGTGCGGGCGGAGCTGCCCGTCGACCACCGCGTCGACTCGATCGACGTCGATCCAGCGACCGACGGGGCGGACGAGTGGCACCTCGAGGGAAGCACCCGCGGCGTCCCGCTCGCCGAAATCGACGCCCGCGAGGTGAAGGCGGTGACCTACTCGGAGATGCGACTCGAACGCGCCGACGACGGCTGGGAGGCGTACGTCGTCTTCGACGTCTGAGCGAGCCGAACGGGCTCGACCCCGGCGACGAGCGAACCGAGAGACGAACATCTTTCTTCGACGGCGTCCGACTCTCGCGTATGACCACCTTCGACGCCGACGGCATCACGCTCGAGCGGGTGCGCGAATACGTCTGGGAGATTCCAGAGACGGGCGATATGCGCACTCCCGCGCGCGTATTGGCCAGCGAAGCGCTGCTCGAGGAGATCGCGGACGACAAGACGCTCGAGCAGATCACGAACACGACCCATCTGCCGGGAATTACCAAGTACGCGATCTGTATGCCCGACGGCCATCAGGGCTACGGCTTCCCGGTCGGTGGAGTCGGCGCACTCGACGCCGAAAACGGCTGTATTTCGCCGGGAGCGGTCGGCTACGACATCAATTGCGGCGTCAGGATGATGCGGACGAACCTAACCTACGACGAGTTACGGGGTCGGGAAGAGGAACTCGTCGACTCGCTATTTGCCAACATCCCATCGGGTCTCGGCGGCGGCGGCATCGTCGAGGCCGGCGTCGACACCGTCGACGAGATCCTCGCCCGCGGCGTCGACTGGGCGCTCGAGAACGGCCACGCGGTCGAAGACGACCTGTTGCACTGCGAGGACGAGGGGATGCGCGAGGGGGCGGACCCCGACAAGGTCAGTCAGAAGGCCAAGGATCGCGGGAAGAACCAGATCGGTTCGCTGGGCTCGGGGAATCACTTCCTCGAGGTCCAGCGCGTGACCGATATCTTCGACGACGAGGTCGGTGAGGCCTACGGGCTCTCCGAGGATCAGATCGTCGTGCTGATCCACTGCGGTTCGCGCGGACTGGGCCACCAGACCTGCAACGACTACCTCCGGAAGATCGAGCAGCAACACCAGGGATTGCTGAACCAGTTGCCGGACAAAGAGTTGGCCGCGGCTCCGGCGGGATCCCAGCTCGCCGAGGACTACTACGGCGCGATGAACGCGGCGATCAACTTCGCGTGGGTCAACCGCCAGCTGATCATGCACCGGACGCGGCAGGTCTTCGAGCGCGTGTTCGATCGGTCCTGGGAGGAAATGGAGATGGACCTGCTGTACGACGTGGCTCACAACATCGCGAAAAAAGAGACGCACGAGGTAGGGGTCGGGCCGGAGGGTCGACCAGTGCGAGACGGCGACGCCGGAGAGCGCGAGGAGCGCGAACTCTACGTCCACCGCAAAGGCGCGACGCGGGCGTTCCCCGCCGGCCATCCCGAGGTGCCAGCGGCCTACCGCGATGTCGGACAGCCAGTCATCATCCCCGGCAGCATGGGTGCGGGCAGCTACGTCCTCCGCGGCGGGGAGAACTCGATGGATCTCACCTTCGGCTCGACGGCACACGGCGCGGGTCGACTGATGAGCCGCACGCAAGCGAAAAACGAGTACTGGGGCGGCGACGTGCAACAGCAGCTGCGGGAGCAGAATCAGATCTACGTCAAGGCCCAGTCGGGCGCGACGGTGGCCGAGGAAGCGCCGGGCGTCTACAAGGACGTCGACGAGGTCGTCCGCGTCTCGGACGAACTCGGCATCGGCGACAAGGTGGCGCGGACGTTCCCCGTTTGCAACATCAAGGGCTGATCGCGGGGTCGGTGCCGTCGCTTTACGGTTCGCCCTCTCGGTCGGTATGTCCAGGTCATCGGGACGGAAACGGCCGACTCGATCACGGCCGATTCAGCGCGAACGAACCGACCGAACGAGCCTGTGGGGGTACTGGCAGACTCGCACGGTCGTTCGGTGACCAGCAGGTGTGGCGAACCGTCGACCCGCCGTGAACGGGTGACTGGCGATACGTTCGTCCGATCTGCCCCGCGATGGCAGACCGGGTGTGTGTTGTCGAGTGACACGGATGGAGATTATCCCGGCGGTGGCAAGCGTTTTTCCCGACGGGCACCCCCGCCTGGGTCGGGACTCCTGAACCGCGACCGGACGGGCGACCCACACTCGAGGGTGTCTCGAACGTGTGTACTCGGCGGCAGATCCGGTCGGGAGCGGAGTCAGCGAGTGGTACCACCGCGGACCGCTCACCACCCGCCGCGAGGAACAGCGCGGTCGCACGGCCCGCGCTACTGCACCCGGAACGGACTCTCGTCGTCGTCGTCGCCATCCTCGCTCTCGTAGGGCTTTCGGGCGGTGATCGTCACGGTCGCCTCGGGGTCGTCTTCGTCGGCCCACGGGCTGTCGTAGGCCGAGATCTCGAGGTCGGTCACGTCCCATCCTTCCTCTTCGATCAGTTCCACGAGGCGACGCTGGTCCGCGAGCATGTCCTCGTCCATACGCTCCCGTTCGATCGGGCCCGGGGTAGGTCTTCTGCCGCCCAGTGTGAGATCTCCGCTACCTGCCCTCGTCGGGCCCACCGATATCGACGACCTCCTCGACGAGCGTCCGGTGGGCGCGCCGGAGGCGCTCGGACAGCGCCTGATGCGAGATGTCGAGTTCGTCCGAGAGTCCGTCCATGTCCATCCCGCGGGGAATCTCGTAGTAGTCGCGCTCGAGGGCCGCCACGAGCGTCTCGTACTGCGCGTCGGTGAGCCCGATCCGGCCCTGGCGGTTCTCCTCGAGTCGGTGGATCTTCTGGATCTCGATCTGGAGCCCCCGTTCGGTCGCGAATTCGTACGTTCGAGACAGCGCGTCCCGTTCGGGGAAGAGGACGCGGAACCGCCACCGTTCGTTCTCGCTTCGCGCTTCGAGGACCGTTGCCCGCTCCTCTGTCAACAGGTGGAGCATGACGGTGACGTCGTCGACCCAGTGCATCCGGTAGAGTCGCTCGCCGCCGAGGTCCGTGAGCCGTTCGGCCTCCTCGACGCTCGGATCGTCCCGGAGCGCGTCGGCGAGGCCGGCGAGCGCGGCCTCGTCGCCGGAAAACCACACGTACGGCATCACGTGGTCGGGGTCGTGTGCGACGACGCGTTCGATCTCCACGCCGAGGTCGTCGATGACCTCGAGCGTGTGCCGAAGCGCGAACTCCGCGGCGGGGACCGTCAGTTCCGCGATGGTACTCATGGGACCGTTCACCACGTCGACGACCAAGAGTCCCGGACCACCCCGGTCGGCGATCCCACCGCCAGCGACAGTTATCGTTCATAGCTGACAGTAGATGAAACCGAAATCGGTTACGCAACGCGGAAATCCCCGGCGTGTTTAAGCGGGTTCGACTGCAACCCGGTAGCATGCTCACCGACGAGTTCGGGCGCGAGGTGACCGGGGTCCGCGTCTCGCTCACCGATCGGTGTAACTTCGATTGCGTCTACTGTCACAACGAGGGGTTAGGCGACACCCGCGGGCCGATGGACCCGCAGGACGACGAGATGTCGACCGACGACGTCGTTCGCTTCCTCGAGGTCGCCGCCGAGTTCGACGTCGACGCGGTGAAGTTCACCGGCGGCGAGCCGATGCTCCGGGACGATCTCGAGGAGATCATCGCGCGCACGCCAGACGCGATGGAAGTCTCGCTGACGACCAACGGGACGTTCCTCCCCGGCCGCGCCGAAGGGTTAGTCGATGCCGGCTTAGAGCGGGTCAACGTCTCCCAGGACGCGCTCGATCCGGCCGATTTCGCCGAGATTACCAAGAGCGGCGCCTACGAGAAGGTCATCGAAGGGGTCGACGCGGCGCTCGAGGCCGGCCTCGATCCGGTCAAGCTCAACATGGTCGTCTTCGAGCACACGGCAGGGTACGTGCCGAAGATGGTCGACCACGTCGCGGAAAACGACGGGCTCCAGCTCCAGCTGATCGAATACATGCCCGAGCTGACTGGGAAGCCGGAGTGGAACGTCAATATCCAGCGCGTCCACGATTGGCTCGCCGAACAGGCGACGGAGATCGAACACCGGGAGATGCACGACCGCAAGCGGTACTGGATCGGGGGGACTGCGGACGAGGGGGGAATGGTCGAGATCGTCGACCCCGTCGAGAACCCCACGT
Proteins encoded in this window:
- the priS gene encoding DNA primase small subunit PriS codes for the protein MEERTRAYLRGRFRDHYRRTEITPPPAANEREWGFIPWTEGPDTTMVRHRSLLELGDLSEFLVRKRPRHVYFSAGRFRDPGASSMHAKDWQSADLVFDLDADHLPSVTLGEDSYAEMLAKCKDALFRLLDFLTDDFAFEDLEIVFSGGRGYHVHVRDENVLHLEREHRREIVDYVRGIGLEYDELIETETVAGLGRKTPTERRTLQIEGGWGARTHAHFMDFVDELLELDDDAALERLQTFDGIGEGKAEATLNAARNNRDQLEAGNVTVHTAVAQLAERFASTAVERDNAPIDEPVTTDTNRLIRLPGSLHGGSGLETVRLERDELEEFDPLVDAVPETFTGHEIAVDVTDGGEIELGGDSFTVQEGDQSLPEYVAVFLMARGRAEKEKE
- the moaA gene encoding GTP 3',8-cyclase MoaA, with amino-acid sequence MLTDEFGREVTGVRVSLTDRCNFDCVYCHNEGLGDTRGPMDPQDDEMSTDDVVRFLEVAAEFDVDAVKFTGGEPMLRDDLEEIIARTPDAMEVSLTTNGTFLPGRAEGLVDAGLERVNVSQDALDPADFAEITKSGAYEKVIEGVDAALEAGLDPVKLNMVVFEHTAGYVPKMVDHVAENDGLQLQLIEYMPELTGKPEWNVNIQRVHDWLAEQATEIEHREMHDRKRYWIGGTADEGGMVEIVDPVENPTFCANCHRVRVTHEGYLKGCLNRNDDLKPMGEMTKPEIREAFRDVVANRVPYYGEYMVRNDEGEWEVNDEYIEEYVGA
- a CDS encoding archease, with protein sequence MGFELRAHTADIAVSATGASLEATFAAVADGLAAASCEEIPVDTGERFSLAVTAESREALLFDYLDELIYLRDVRAELPVDHRVDSIDVDPATDGADEWHLEGSTRGVPLAEIDAREVKAVTYSEMRLERADDGWEAYVVFDV
- a CDS encoding RtcB family protein, with the translated sequence MTTFDADGITLERVREYVWEIPETGDMRTPARVLASEALLEEIADDKTLEQITNTTHLPGITKYAICMPDGHQGYGFPVGGVGALDAENGCISPGAVGYDINCGVRMMRTNLTYDELRGREEELVDSLFANIPSGLGGGGIVEAGVDTVDEILARGVDWALENGHAVEDDLLHCEDEGMREGADPDKVSQKAKDRGKNQIGSLGSGNHFLEVQRVTDIFDDEVGEAYGLSEDQIVVLIHCGSRGLGHQTCNDYLRKIEQQHQGLLNQLPDKELAAAPAGSQLAEDYYGAMNAAINFAWVNRQLIMHRTRQVFERVFDRSWEEMEMDLLYDVAHNIAKKETHEVGVGPEGRPVRDGDAGEREERELYVHRKGATRAFPAGHPEVPAAYRDVGQPVIIPGSMGAGSYVLRGGENSMDLTFGSTAHGAGRLMSRTQAKNEYWGGDVQQQLREQNQIYVKAQSGATVAEEAPGVYKDVDEVVRVSDELGIGDKVARTFPVCNIKG
- a CDS encoding helix-turn-helix domain-containing protein encodes the protein MSTIAELTVPAAEFALRHTLEVIDDLGVEIERVVAHDPDHVMPYVWFSGDEAALAGLADALRDDPSVEEAERLTDLGGERLYRMHWVDDVTVMLHLLTEERATVLEARSENERWRFRVLFPERDALSRTYEFATERGLQIEIQKIHRLEENRQGRIGLTDAQYETLVAALERDYYEIPRGMDMDGLSDELDISHQALSERLRRAHRTLVEEVVDIGGPDEGR
- a CDS encoding GNAT family N-acetyltransferase; protein product: MSVNIDSRVVAPGSGDFVDEAWQLKEAINRQEGVLKQRYDFFTDAYRRSKVHCYVQDGELIGFAAVRRDGYILFLAVSSEFRGEGIGKRLVAHVANDHDTITCHARTSNENALQFYEHLGFEIKRRIDNYYEDGGDAYYLKLGADVGITDRISELIRR